The proteins below come from a single Streptomyces tubercidicus genomic window:
- the dop gene encoding depupylase/deamidase Dop, translating into MTVRRVMGIETEYGISVPGHPNANAMLTSSQVVNAYAAAMHRARRARWDFEEENPLRDARGFDLARENADSSQLTDEDIGLANVILTNGARLYVDHAHPEYSAPEVTNPRDAVLWDKAGERIMAEAAERAAQVPGAQPIHLYKNNTDNKGASYGTHENYLMKRETPFSDIVRHLTPFFVSRQVVTGAGRVGIGQDGHEHGFQLSQRADYFEVEVGLETTLKRPIINTRDEPHADAEKYRRLHVIIGDANLSEISTYLKLGTTSLVLSMIEDGFIAVDLAVDQPVRTLHQVSHDPGLQHLITLRSGRTLTGVQLQMEYFELARKYVEDRYGADADDQTKDVLTRWEDVLGRLENDPMSLSGELDWVAKRELMEGYRRRDGLDWDAARLHLIDLQYADVRPDKGLYNRLAARGKMKRLLDEPDVTRAEQKPPEDTRAYFRGRCLEQYADDVAAASWDSVIFDLPGRDSLQRVPTLEPLRGTRKHVKELLDRCRTAEELVRTLSGR; encoded by the coding sequence ATGACCGTACGGCGAGTAATGGGAATCGAGACGGAGTACGGGATCTCCGTCCCCGGTCACCCGAACGCCAATGCCATGCTCACCTCGTCCCAGGTCGTCAACGCCTACGCGGCCGCGATGCACCGGGCACGCCGTGCCCGCTGGGACTTCGAGGAGGAGAACCCGCTGCGGGACGCCCGCGGGTTTGACCTCGCACGGGAAAACGCCGACTCCAGCCAGCTCACGGACGAGGACATCGGCCTGGCCAATGTGATCCTCACCAACGGAGCCCGGCTCTACGTCGACCACGCACACCCCGAATACAGCGCCCCCGAGGTCACCAATCCGCGCGACGCGGTCCTGTGGGACAAGGCCGGCGAGCGGATCATGGCCGAGGCCGCCGAACGGGCCGCCCAGGTCCCCGGCGCCCAGCCCATCCACCTCTACAAGAACAACACCGACAACAAAGGCGCCTCCTACGGCACGCACGAGAACTACCTGATGAAACGGGAGACCCCGTTCTCGGACATCGTCCGGCACCTGACGCCCTTCTTCGTCTCCCGCCAGGTGGTCACCGGCGCCGGCCGGGTCGGTATCGGCCAGGACGGCCACGAGCACGGCTTCCAGCTCAGCCAGCGCGCCGACTACTTCGAGGTGGAGGTCGGCCTGGAGACGACGCTCAAGCGGCCGATTATCAACACCCGCGACGAACCGCACGCGGACGCGGAGAAGTACCGCCGGCTCCATGTGATCATCGGCGACGCCAACCTCTCCGAGATCTCGACCTATCTGAAGCTGGGCACCACCTCGCTGGTGCTCTCCATGATCGAGGACGGCTTCATCGCCGTCGATCTGGCCGTCGACCAGCCCGTCCGTACCCTCCACCAGGTCTCCCACGACCCCGGCCTGCAACACCTGATCACGCTCCGCAGCGGCCGCACCCTCACCGGCGTCCAGCTCCAGATGGAGTACTTCGAGCTGGCCCGCAAATACGTCGAGGACCGTTACGGAGCGGATGCGGACGATCAGACCAAGGACGTCCTGACCAGGTGGGAGGACGTGCTCGGCCGGCTGGAGAACGATCCGATGAGCCTGTCCGGCGAGCTGGACTGGGTCGCCAAGCGGGAGCTCATGGAGGGCTACCGGCGCCGTGACGGCCTGGACTGGGACGCGGCGCGGCTGCACCTCATCGACCTGCAGTACGCCGATGTGCGTCCCGACAAGGGCCTGTACAACCGTCTGGCGGCCCGCGGCAAGATGAAGCGCCTCCTGGACGAGCCGGACGTCACCCGGGCGGAGCAGAAGCCCCCGGAGGACACCAGGGCGTACTTCCGGGGCCGCTGCCTGGAGCAGTACGCGGACGACGTCGCGGCCGCCTCATGGGATTCGGTCATTTTCGACCTGCCCGGTCGTGACTCCCTGCAACGGGTGCCCACACTGGAGCCGCTGCGGGGGACCCGTAAGCACGTCAAGGAGCTCCTTGACCGCTGCCGTACTGCAGAGGAGCTGGTCAGGACGCTCTCCGGTCGCTGA
- a CDS encoding ubiquitin-like protein Pup, producing the protein MATKDSGGGQAKATRSTEEVEEQTEDAQASEDLKERQEKLSDDVDSVLDEIDDVLEENAEDFVRSFVQKGGE; encoded by the coding sequence ATGGCGACCAAGGACAGCGGCGGCGGACAGGCGAAGGCCACGCGTTCCACGGAAGAGGTCGAGGAGCAGACAGAGGACGCGCAGGCCTCGGAAGACCTCAAGGAACGCCAGGAGAAGTTGTCGGACGACGTGGATTCCGTCCTGGACGAAATCGACGACGTGCTGGAGGAGAACGCAGAGGACTTCGTGCGGTCCTTCGTGCAAAAGGGCGGGGAGTAG